In Hirundo rustica isolate bHirRus1 chromosome 2, bHirRus1.pri.v3, whole genome shotgun sequence, one genomic interval encodes:
- the AICDA gene encoding single-stranded DNA cytosine deaminase has product LVFSCSILMQRRLFLYNFRNLRKAKGRRETYLCYVVKRRDSATSCSLDFGYLRNQMGCHVEVLFLRYIAAWDLDPGRCYRITWFTSWSPCYDCAQHIANFLRSYPNLTLRIFMARLYFCEDRKAEPEGLRRLHKAGAQIAIMTFKDFFYCWNTFVENREQTFKGWEGLHENSVHLARKLRRILLPLYEVDDLRDAFKILGL; this is encoded by the exons CTTGTCTTCTCCTGCAGCATTCTCATGCAAAGGAGGCTCTTCCTCTACAACTTCAGGAACCTGCGCAAGGCCAAGGGCCGGCGTGAAACCTACCTCTGCTACGTCGTCAAGCGCCGGGACAGCGCTACCTCGTGCTCCCTGGACTTCGGATACCTGCGCAACCAG ATGGGCTGTCACGTGGAGGTGCTCTTCCTGCGCTACATCGCGGCCTGGGACCTGGACCCGGGACGCTGCTACCGAATCACCTGGTTCACCTCCTGGAGCCCCTGCTACGACTGCGCCCAGCACATCGCCAACTTCCTGCGCTCCTACCCCAACCTGACCCTCCGCATCTTCATGGCCCGCCTCTACTTCTGCGAGGACCGCAAGGCAGAGCCCGAGGGGCTGAGGCGCCTGCACAAGGCGGGGGCGCAAATTGCTATCATGACCTTCAAAG ATTTCTTCTACTGCTGGAACACATTTGTGGAGAACAGGGAACAGACGTTCAAAGGCTGGGAGGGACTGCATGAAAACTCTGTCCATCTTGCCAGGAAACTCCGACGAATCCTCCTG CCGCTGTATGAAGTAGATGATTTACgagatgcttttaaaattctgggACTTTGA